GGGCGTGCTGCGCTTACACTGGTCGCCATGAAACCCTGGTATGGAAAACTGCTCGGCTTCATCGCCGGCTGGCTGCTGCTCAGGCATCCGGTGGGTGGCCTCATCGGTCTGTTGATCGGCCATGCGTTCGACGCCGACTGGTTGCTGCCGCAGCGCGCGGCCCCGTACCGCGTGCTCGGCCTGGAGCGCGGCGCCAGCGACGAGGATGTCGACCGCACCTACCGCAAGCTGATGGCGCAGTACCACCCCGACCGCGTTGCCACCGCCGCGCCCGAACTGCAGGAGCAGGCCGCGCGCCGCGCCGCCGAAATCAACGCGGCGTATACCCGCATCCGCGGCAAGCGCCGTCGCCGCTGACCCCTTCTCCGAACCCGCGAGCCGCAATGCAACCGACCGTCATCGCCCCGTCCATCCTCTCCGCCAACTTCGCCCGCCTCGGCGAGGAAGTCGACGCCGTGCTCGCAGCCGGTGCGGACTGGGTCCACTTCGACGTGATGGACAACCATTACGTGCCCAACCTCACCATCGGGCCGCTGGTGTGCGAGGCGCTGCGCAAGCATGGCGTCACCGCGCCGATCGACGTGCACCTGATGGTCGAACCGGTGGACCGCATCGTGCCGGACTTCGCCAAAGCCGGTGCCAGCCTGATCAGCTTCCATCCCGAGGCCTCGAAGCATGTGCACCGCACGATCCAGCTGATCAAGGCCGAGGGCTGCCAGGCCGGGCTGGTGCTCAATCCGGCGACGCCGGTCGACGTGCTGGATTACGTGCTCGACGAGCTCGACCTGGTGCTGCTGATGTCGGTCAATCCGGGCTTCGGCGGGCAGGCCTTCATTCCGTCCACGCTGGACAAGCTGCGCCGCGTGCGCGAGCGCATCGACGCCAGCGGACGTTCCATCCGGCTGGAGATCGACGGCGGGGTGAAGCCGGACAACATCGGCGAGATCGCCGCCGCCGGTGCCGACACCTTCGTCGCCGGCTCGGCGATCTTCGGCCAGCCCGATTACGCGGCGGTCGTGGATCGCATGCGTGCCGGGGTGGATGCCGTGCGCGGGCAGCGCCGGGCCTGACCGCCCGCCGCGGTCGGGAGCGTCCCTGCTCCCGACCGAAGACATGGAGGCATTCCGGCCTCCGCCCGTCGTCCCTGCCCTGGACTCCCATGCTGGGCGCGTGCGATGACAGCCAGGCGACATCCCGGTGACGGCGATGCACCGCTTCGTCTTCATCCACGCCCTGCAGGCCCGCGATCTACACTCCGGTGCGGCACTTCCGCCGCGTCCTGCGCGCTCCCCATGACCGCACCGTGCTGGTACGTGATCCTCAATGCCAAGGCCGCCGGCAACGACGAAGTACGCGACGCGGTGCACGCCGCGCGCGAGGCGGGACACGCGATCGAAGTGCGGCTGACCTGGGAGGAAGGTGACGCCCTGCGTTACGTGCGCGAGGCACTGGCCGCCGGTGCGGTGCGGGTGATCGCCGGCGGTGGCGACGGCACGCTGCGCGATGTCGCCGCGGCGCTCGCCGATGCGCCGGGCGATGCCGACGTGCTGCCCGTACTCGGCCTGCTGCCGCTGGGCACGGCGAACGACTTCGCCACTGCCGCCGGCGTGCCGGATGCGATCGGCGAGGCCTTTGCGCTGGCGGCCGGCGGGAGCGTGCACGCGATCGACCTGCTGCGCATCGCCCATGATGACGGCGCGACCTGGTCGCTCAACCTGGTCAGCGGCGGCTTCGGGACCGAGATCACCGTGGAGACCCGCGAAGGCCTGAAGAAGATGCTTGGCGGCCTGGCCTACCTGGTCACCGGCATCGCGCGGATGGGCCGGATCGAACCCGTGCCGGTGTCGCTGCGGGGGCCCGGTTTCGCCTGGGAGGGCGACTTCATCGCCCTGGGAATCGGCAACGGGCGGCAGGCGGGCGGTGGCCAGGCGTTGTGTCCCGACGCGCAGGTCGACGACGGCCTGCTCGACGTCACCGTGGTGCCGCAGCTCGAAGGCGAAGTCGCCGCCACCGTCGGCACGCTGGTGGGTGCCGGCAAGGAGGCGGCGCTCGACCGCGTCGCCACGCGGGCACGCCTGCCGTGGATCGAGGTGTCGACGCCGCAACCGCTGATGCTCAACATCGATGGCGAACCGGTCACCGGGCAACGTTTCCGCATCGACTGCGTGCCGCGTCGCCTGCGGGTGGCGCTGCCGGTGGATTCGCCGCTGCTGTCGACCAGCACTGCATGAGCACGGCTCATCGCCGCCCGCAGGGCGAGCCGTTACAGTAGCGCCATGCCTTCTTTCGACCGCCCTGCCAGCGCCCACGCGTGGCGATGGTGACGCCACCGCGTCGCCATCCGTCCATCCATCGTGGAGCCAGCGCTTGATCACCCAGCAGCAGTTCGACCGTTTCGCCGCCGAAGGCCACACCCGCATCCCCGTCGCCCGTGAGGTTCTGTCCGACCTCGATACGCCGTTGTCGGTCTATCTGAAGCTTGCGGATGGTCCGTACACCTACCTGTTCGAATCGGTCGAGGGCGGCGAGCGCTTCGGCCGCTATTCGATCATCGGCCTGCCCGCCACGCAGGTGTTCGAGTTCCGCGGGCACGAGATGTCGGTGCGCGAGCACGGCGAGGTGGTCGATCGCCGTGTCGTCGAGGATCCGTTCGTCGAGGTCGAGCGCCTGCGCACGGCGGAATCGGTGCCGCGCATCGAAGGCCTGCCGGCCTTCACCGGTGGCCTGGTGGGCTGGTTCGGCTTCGAGTGCATCGGCTATATCGAGCCGCGCCTGGCCGATGCCGCCGACGCCCCTGCGCGCCGCGACGAGCTCGGCACCCCCGACATCCTGCTGATGCAGTCGGAGGAGGTCGCCGTTTTCGACAACCTGCGCGGCCGGCTGTATCTCGTCGTCCACGCCGACCCGCGCCAGCCGCAGGCCTGGGCGCGGGCCAACCGCCGCCTCGATGCACTGGCGCACCGGCTGCGCCATGGCGGTGCCGGCTACCCGGAAACCCTGCAACCCGCGGCGCTCGACGAGGCCGACTTCGTGTCGGGCTTCACCCGCGAAGGCTTCATCGAGGCGGTGGAGCGGTCGAAGGAATACATCCGCGCCGGCGACGTGTTCCAGGTGGTGCTGTCGCAGCGGATGTCGGTGCCGTTCAACGCGCGCCCGGTCGATGTCTACCGCGCGCTGCGTGCGTTGAATCCCTCGCCGTACATGTACTTCCTCGATGTCGGCGGCACCCAGGTGGTGGGTTCGTCGCCGGAAATCCTGGTGCGCCAGCAGGGCGGCACCGTCACCGTGCGGCCGATCGCGGGCACCCGCCCGCGCGGCGCGACGCCGGAAGAGGATGCCGCGCTCGAAGCCGAACTGCTGGCCGATCCCAAGGAACGCGCCGAACACCTGATGCTGATCGACCTCGGCCGCAACGATGTCGGCCGCGTGGCCGAAGCCGGCACCGTGGAGGTCGGCGAGCGCTTCGTCATCGAGCGCTACAGCCATGTCATGCATATCGTCAGCGAGGTCACCGGTCGCCTGCGCGATGGCCTCGACTATGTCGACGTGCTGCGCGCGACGTTCCCGGCCGGCACCGTCAGCGGCGCGCCGAAGATCCGGGCGCTGGAAGTGATCCGCGAGCTGGAGCCGGTGCGGCGCAACGTCTATTCCGGCGCGGTGGGCTATATCGGCTGGCATGGCGATGCCGATACCGCGATCGCGATCCGCACCGCGGTGATCCAGGACGGCCGCCTGCACGTGCAGGCCGGCGCCGGCATCGTCCACGACTCCGACCCGCAGAAGGAATGGGACGAGACGATGAACAAGGGCCGCGCGCTGTTCCGCGCGGTCGCGCAGGCCGCGAAGGGGTTGTAGCGGGGCGTTTACCCCTCTCCCGCCCGCGGGAGAGGGGCAGGGGTGAGGGCGCTCCCTTCATCGACCGCCGCCCGCCGCACCTGCGCGCGTCCCAGCCACAAAGCAAGCCCGGCCCACACCAGCGCCAGCGGGATCACCACGCTGACCAGTCCGCCCATCGCCAGGCCCAGTCGCCCCAGCGCCCCTTCGGTCTGCGCGCCGACGACGTCGCCGGCGCGGTAGACGAAGGTGTCGATAAAGGCTTTCGCCTTGTACTTGTCCTCGCGCGCGACCACGGTGAACAGCGCCTCGCGCGCGGGCCGGGTGATGCCGCGTTGCACCGCGCGGTTGGCGGCCTCCAGCAGCACCAGCACCACGAACGAGCCATAGATCGCCAGCCCGATGAAGCCGATGGCGGTGGCGATCGGCAGGATCGCCAGCGCGACGCCGAGGCCGAAGCGGCGGATGATCCGGCCGGTCAGCGTGACCTGCAGTACCAGCACCGCCACCTGCGTCCACATGTCGATGTTGCCGAGGATCGCCGCACGCGTATCCACGTCGTCCGCCACTGCGGCGACCATCTGCAGGCGGGTGAAGTAGATGAAGGTGGCCACCACCGTCATCAGCAGCACGTAGCCGGCAATGCCGGCGAGATAGGGCGAAGCGAACACGGCTCGGAAGCCCGCCCACGCACTGCCGCCGATGCGTTCGGGGTCGCGCGCCGTGGCGGGCGCCGTGTCGACCGTGCTTGCCCCGGGTTGGAGTCGCACCAGCAGCCACGCCGCACCCAGTGCCAGCAGCAGGAAGCCGCCGGCCACCAGCAGCAGCGCCGGGGTGCCCAGCGGCCGGGCGAGTTGCGAGGTCAGCCACGGGCCGAAGATCGCGCCCAGCGTGCCGCCCACCGAGACCAGCGCGAACACGCGCTTGCCCTGGTCGCTGCTGAAGCGGTCGGCCATCAGCGCCCAGAACACCATGGTCACGAACAGGTTGAACACGCTGAACCAGACGTAGAACACCTGTCCGCTGCGCGCGCCGATGGCGCCGGGCGCAAATATCAACAGCGCCCAGAAGCCGACCAGGCTGGCGACGAAGAACCCGTAGGTGGCACCGATGGCCTGCAGCCGCCGCAGCCGGCTCACCAGCCAGCCGAACACCGGGTTCACCGCCAGCGTCACCACCGCGGTGCCGATGAAGAGCCAGCGTACGCTGTCGATCCCGCGTTCCATGCCCAGCGCGTCGCGTGCCGGTCGCAGCAGCATCAGCGCGGTCAGGACGCAGAAGAAGAACAGCGCGGCGACCAGGACGGGCGCGCCTTCGCCATGTCGAAGATTGAAGAACTGCAGCAGGCGTGAACGGTTGTGCGGTGGTGCGTCGGCGGCAGTGGGCATCGAAGGCTCCGTCGATCGTGCTGGATGCGCCGCCTGGCGACGCATGGGCGAGTATGCCCGCGCCAGCGGCGCCGGTTGCGTGCCATCGGTCCTGCCGGCAGCGCGCGTGCCGATGGTCGTCGCGGCGCGGCGCCGGTGCATTTCTGTGGAACGTCCGGCGCCGGGCGGAGCGCATTCCGGCTGCTAAGCTGGCGCCCCTTTTCGGTCCGGCGTCGCCCCCATGCTGTTGATGATCGACAACTACGACAGCTTTACCTGGAACCTCGTGCAGTACCTCCAGGCGCTGGGGTCAGAGGTCCGCGTGGTGCGCAACGACGAGCTGTCGGTCGAGGAAATCGAGCGCCTGGCGCCGGAGCGCATCGTCATTTCGCCGGGACCGTGCACCCCGAACGAGGCGGGCGTGTCGCTGTCGGTGATCGAGCGCCTCGGCGCGACCACGCCGATCCTCGGCGTGTGCCTGGGGCACCAGTCCATCGGCCAGGCCTACGGCGGGCGGGTGGTCCGCGCGGGCCGGATCATGCATGGCAAGACCTCGTCGATCCACCATGCAGGGCAGGGCGTGTTCGCCGCGCTGCCCGACCAGTACCAGGCCACGCGCTACCACTCGCTGGTGGTCGAGCGCGACACGTTGCCGGATTGCCTGCAGATCACCGCGTGGACCGAACACGAGGATGGCGGCTTCGAGGAGATCATGGGCCTGCGCCATCGCGAGCATCCGGTGGAGGGCGTGCAGTTCCACCCGGAGTCGATCCTCACCGAGCACGGCCACGCGCTGCTGAAGAATTTCCTCGAGCGTTGAGCGTCGCCGGCACGCTGCGATCCGCCGGCCCGGGTTCACGACCGCGCGGCGCACGGGTAAGGTCATCGGCCCGCACACCGCGCCACGCCCCGACGGACCCCGCATGCCCATCACCCCCCAGGACGCGCTGCAGCGCACGATCGAACACCGCGAGATCTTCCACGACGAGATGGTCGATCTGATGCGGCAGATCATGCGCGGTGAGGTATCGCCGACGATGACCGCGGCGATCCTGACCGGCCTGCGGGTCAAGAAGGAGACCGTGGCGGAGATCGCCGGTGCCGCCGCGGTGATGCGCGAATTCGCCCGTCCGGTGGAGATCGCCGACCGCCGTCACCTGGTCGACGTGGTCGGTACCGGCGGCGACGGCGCACATACCTTCAACATCTCGACGTGCTCGGCGTTCGTCGCCGCCGCCGCCGGCGCGCGCGTGGCCAAGCACGGCAACCGCAGCGTGTCGTCGAAGTCCGGTGCCGCCGACGTGCTGGAAGCGCTGGGTGCGGCGATCGAGCTGCAGCCGGCGCAGGTGGCCGAATCGGTGGCGCGCACCGGCGTCGGCTTCATGTTCGCGCCGGTGCACCACCCGGCGATGAAGGTGGTCGCGCCGGTGCGCCGCGAGATGGGCGTGCGCACGATCTTCAACCTCCTCGGTCCGCTGACCAACCCGGCCGATGCACCGGCGATCCTGATGGGCGTGTTCCATCCCGACCTCGTCGGCATCCAGGCCCGCGTGCTGCAGCGCCTCGGCGCCGAACGCGCGCTGGTGGTGTGGGGGCGCGACGGCATGGACGAGCTGTCGCTGGGCGCAGGCACCCTGGTCGGCGAGCTGCGTGACGGCGAGGTGCGCGAGTACGAAGTGCATCCGGAGGACTTCGGCATCGCGATGTCGGCCAGCCGCAACCTCAAGGTGGCCGACGCCGGGGAGTCGAAGACGATCCTGCTGTCGGTGCTGGACGGCGCGGAAGGGCCGGCGCGCGACATCGTCCTGCTCAATGCCGGGGCGACGCTGTACGTGGCCGGCGTGGTCGAGTCGATCGCCGAGGGCATCGCGCGGGCGCGCGTGGTGCTCGCCGATGGCAGCGCACGCGCCAGGCTCGACGCGTTCGTGGCGACCACGGTGGAACTGGCGCAGGCGAAAGGGGACGCGAACACGGACAATGGCGGCGGTCCTTCCGTCGCAACAGCAAGCCCATGACCGACATCCTCGAACGCATCCTCCAGCGCAAGCACGAAGAGGTCGCCGAACGCCGCCAGGTCCGCCCGATGGACGAACTGCGCGAACGCGCACCGGGCGCGCCAGCACCGCGCGGATTCGCGCAGGCGATCGAACGCACGATTGCCGCGGGCCGGCCGGCGGTAATCGCCGAGGTCAAGAAGGCGAGTCCGTCGAAGGGCGTGATCCGCGCGGATTTCCAGCCGGCGGCGATCGCGCGCAGCTACGCCGAGGCCGGTGCGACCGGTCTGTCGGTGCTGACCGACCGCGACTTCTTCCAGGGCGCCGACGAGTACCTGGTCACCGCGCGCGCGAACTGCGACCTGCCGGTGCTGCGCAAGGATTTCGTGATCGACCCGTACCAGGTGTACGAGGCCCGGGTACTCGGTGCCGATTGCGTGCTGCTGATCGTCGCCGCGCTCGATGACGCGGCGCTGGCATCGCTTTCGGTGCTGGCGCAGTCGCTGGGGATGGACGTGCTGGTCGAGGCGCACGACGGCGAGGAGCTGGCGCGCGCACTGCGGCTTCCCGCCCACGACGGCCGGTTGCCGCTGATCGGCATCAACAACCGCAGCCTGCGCAGCTTCGAGGTCTCGCTCGACACCACCCTGTCGCTGCGCGACCGCGTCAGCGGCGGACACCGCCTGGTCACCGAAAGCGGCGTGCACAACCGCGCCGATGTCGAGCGCCTGCGTGCGGCCGATGTCCATGCCTTCCTCGTCGGCGAGGCCTTCATGCGCGAGCCCGACCCGGGCGCCGCGCTGCGCCGGCTGTTCTTCGCGGACGCCGCCGCATGAGCGCGCCCACCGCATTCCCGAT
This portion of the Luteimonas yindakuii genome encodes:
- the yegS gene encoding lipid kinase YegS, encoding MTAPCWYVILNAKAAGNDEVRDAVHAAREAGHAIEVRLTWEEGDALRYVREALAAGAVRVIAGGGDGTLRDVAAALADAPGDADVLPVLGLLPLGTANDFATAAGVPDAIGEAFALAAGGSVHAIDLLRIAHDDGATWSLNLVSGGFGTEITVETREGLKKMLGGLAYLVTGIARMGRIEPVPVSLRGPGFAWEGDFIALGIGNGRQAGGGQALCPDAQVDDGLLDVTVVPQLEGEVAATVGTLVGAGKEAALDRVATRARLPWIEVSTPQPLMLNIDGEPVTGQRFRIDCVPRRLRVALPVDSPLLSTSTA
- the trpC gene encoding indole-3-glycerol phosphate synthase TrpC; translation: MTDILERILQRKHEEVAERRQVRPMDELRERAPGAPAPRGFAQAIERTIAAGRPAVIAEVKKASPSKGVIRADFQPAAIARSYAEAGATGLSVLTDRDFFQGADEYLVTARANCDLPVLRKDFVIDPYQVYEARVLGADCVLLIVAALDDAALASLSVLAQSLGMDVLVEAHDGEELARALRLPAHDGRLPLIGINNRSLRSFEVSLDTTLSLRDRVSGGHRLVTESGVHNRADVERLRAADVHAFLVGEAFMREPDPGAALRRLFFADAAA
- a CDS encoding J domain-containing protein; this translates as MKPWYGKLLGFIAGWLLLRHPVGGLIGLLIGHAFDADWLLPQRAAPYRVLGLERGASDEDVDRTYRKLMAQYHPDRVATAAPELQEQAARRAAEINAAYTRIRGKRRRR
- the trpD gene encoding anthranilate phosphoribosyltransferase, translated to MPITPQDALQRTIEHREIFHDEMVDLMRQIMRGEVSPTMTAAILTGLRVKKETVAEIAGAAAVMREFARPVEIADRRHLVDVVGTGGDGAHTFNISTCSAFVAAAAGARVAKHGNRSVSSKSGAADVLEALGAAIELQPAQVAESVARTGVGFMFAPVHHPAMKVVAPVRREMGVRTIFNLLGPLTNPADAPAILMGVFHPDLVGIQARVLQRLGAERALVVWGRDGMDELSLGAGTLVGELRDGEVREYEVHPEDFGIAMSASRNLKVADAGESKTILLSVLDGAEGPARDIVLLNAGATLYVAGVVESIAEGIARARVVLADGSARARLDAFVATTVELAQAKGDANTDNGGGPSVATASP
- a CDS encoding NTP/NDP exchange transporter, which gives rise to MPTAADAPPHNRSRLLQFFNLRHGEGAPVLVAALFFFCVLTALMLLRPARDALGMERGIDSVRWLFIGTAVVTLAVNPVFGWLVSRLRRLQAIGATYGFFVASLVGFWALLIFAPGAIGARSGQVFYVWFSVFNLFVTMVFWALMADRFSSDQGKRVFALVSVGGTLGAIFGPWLTSQLARPLGTPALLLVAGGFLLLALGAAWLLVRLQPGASTVDTAPATARDPERIGGSAWAGFRAVFASPYLAGIAGYVLLMTVVATFIYFTRLQMVAAVADDVDTRAAILGNIDMWTQVAVLVLQVTLTGRIIRRFGLGVALAILPIATAIGFIGLAIYGSFVVLVLLEAANRAVQRGITRPAREALFTVVAREDKYKAKAFIDTFVYRAGDVVGAQTEGALGRLGLAMGGLVSVVIPLALVWAGLALWLGRAQVRRAAVDEGSALTPAPLPRAGEG
- the rpe gene encoding ribulose-phosphate 3-epimerase, with translation MQPTVIAPSILSANFARLGEEVDAVLAAGADWVHFDVMDNHYVPNLTIGPLVCEALRKHGVTAPIDVHLMVEPVDRIVPDFAKAGASLISFHPEASKHVHRTIQLIKAEGCQAGLVLNPATPVDVLDYVLDELDLVLLMSVNPGFGGQAFIPSTLDKLRRVRERIDASGRSIRLEIDGGVKPDNIGEIAAAGADTFVAGSAIFGQPDYAAVVDRMRAGVDAVRGQRRA
- a CDS encoding aminodeoxychorismate/anthranilate synthase component II, whose amino-acid sequence is MLLMIDNYDSFTWNLVQYLQALGSEVRVVRNDELSVEEIERLAPERIVISPGPCTPNEAGVSLSVIERLGATTPILGVCLGHQSIGQAYGGRVVRAGRIMHGKTSSIHHAGQGVFAALPDQYQATRYHSLVVERDTLPDCLQITAWTEHEDGGFEEIMGLRHREHPVEGVQFHPESILTEHGHALLKNFLER
- the trpE gene encoding anthranilate synthase component I, translating into MITQQQFDRFAAEGHTRIPVAREVLSDLDTPLSVYLKLADGPYTYLFESVEGGERFGRYSIIGLPATQVFEFRGHEMSVREHGEVVDRRVVEDPFVEVERLRTAESVPRIEGLPAFTGGLVGWFGFECIGYIEPRLADAADAPARRDELGTPDILLMQSEEVAVFDNLRGRLYLVVHADPRQPQAWARANRRLDALAHRLRHGGAGYPETLQPAALDEADFVSGFTREGFIEAVERSKEYIRAGDVFQVVLSQRMSVPFNARPVDVYRALRALNPSPYMYFLDVGGTQVVGSSPEILVRQQGGTVTVRPIAGTRPRGATPEEDAALEAELLADPKERAEHLMLIDLGRNDVGRVAEAGTVEVGERFVIERYSHVMHIVSEVTGRLRDGLDYVDVLRATFPAGTVSGAPKIRALEVIRELEPVRRNVYSGAVGYIGWHGDADTAIAIRTAVIQDGRLHVQAGAGIVHDSDPQKEWDETMNKGRALFRAVAQAAKGL